agaacaccaaggtcacatgtctgaatgactatcgcccaatagcactgacctctatcatcatgaagtgcttcgagcggctagtcaaatcattcatctgctcctcgctgccccccacactggaccctatgcagtttgcataccggtccaataggtctacagacgatgccatcgctctgaccatgcacaccgctctctcccacctggacaaggggaatacatatgtgaggatgctgttcattgactacagctctgcattcaacaccatcatcccctccagactggtctccaagcttgtggacctgggactaagcacctccctctgcaagtggatcttccacttcctgacggggaggccacaggtggtgagaatcggtgaccgcacttcatctgtactgatcaccaacacaggcaccccccagggctgtgtgctcagccctctcctgttctccttgttcacccacgactgtgcggctacgcacagctccaacctcctcgttaagtttgctgacgacacaaccatcgtgggcctcatctctgacagtgacgagtcagcctacagagaggaggttgacaccctgacatcatggtgtcaggacaacaacctctctcttaacatcagcaagaccaaggagatgattgtggactttaggaggcggcaggaggaggagcatgcacccctattcatcaatggatcggaagtggagaaggtcagctgcttcaagttcctcggggtgaacatcagcaatgacctcacctggtctgttcacacggacaaggtggtcaaaacggcccgtaagcgcctcttcttcctgaggagactgaagaagtttggtatggactcagtcatccttactaacttttacagatgcactatagaaagcattctgactggttgtatcacagtgtggtatgggagctgcacagaccgggaccgcaaggccctacgaagtgtggtccgttctgctgagttcatcatcggcaggaagctcccagccctacaggacacctaccacacacgttgccttaggaaagccagcaggattctaagagactgttcccacccatccttcagtctctttaccccgttgccttctggcaggcgttaccgcagcatccggtcgcgcacacgcagactggacaacagtttctacccaagggtcatcaggcttctcaatggacactgatatggacatttttactgcacactagtcacttatacactgtcactttcagctactggttgctctttcggTGGCATTGCACTGCTGTGCCTCGCCACcgggctcctgtttggtcattgacaaagtcactgatctgtaaatttgcactactgcactgtactccatttaggttagattagtttatagggttgtaacaggtttttttttttttttttttttttttttttttgtgtattagggttagtatagcgtactatttattgttatctgtaatttaggaagttttagtgttagggttagtatagtcgtttatttattgctatctgtatatttaggaagttcacttatctaagctcagcatagatgtaaatttgttctgtgtacttatatgttatgttatgccaagtgcttgcgttgtcttgtcttaagaatttcagtgcccagtctaaccttgtgttgctctgtgcacctgacaaataaaagacttgaacttggagGGCTTCGCCGGCTGGGAGCCTGCCCTGGGCCTCCCCCTGCAGGTAGGGCTTCTCCGGCTGGGAGTCTGCCCTGGGCCTCCCCCTGCAGGTAGGGCTTCTCCGGCTGGGAGTCTGCCCTGGGCCTCCCCCTGCAGGTAGGGCTTCTCCGGCTGGGAGTCTGCCCTGGGCCTCCCCCTGCAGGTAGGGCTTCTCTGGCTGGGAGTCTGCCCTGGGCCTCCCCCTGCAGGTAGGGCTGTGTGTTTAAGGGAAGGCAGCTGTTTAATCAGTACAAACACAGCAGTCATACGTTCCCTAATGCACCAGCCTGAATGGAGAATTAAGCACACCTCGACTACTTTGAAGTACTGCTGTTGTGCATTCTACCCTGGGTTAGAGCGTCCTCTGCATGACTCtcccatcatcatcacctccaTTATCACCATCTTCATCACAATCAccccccatcatcatcatcatctccctcatcatcatcaccatcatcatcaccatcatcatcagtaGGTGCCGTTTGCTGTCACGTGTCCATAACAGTCCTGAAGAGCAGACAATGATCATCACGACTAACATGACAATTACATGTTTTGATAGTGAACATACTTTGATGATAAGACGATTAAATCAAACTAGAAAAAGAACGTGTGCACGTGTTTGTTATCTTAGTGCTAAAACACGTATTGTAGCCCCAGTCTGTAGACCGATCCTATAACGACTTTTCAGCATTCTCTCGACACTAGGGCCAAAGTGCGTGTTTACTTTTTACCTCGCCATGAATGTTGTTCCTCTTTATCATTGTAGACCAGACTATCCTTTTCTTTCTGGAACACAaacgaacacaaacacacgcatgcactcaCACAATAGGCTACTACACGCGCGGCACAGGGGTAGCGAGACGGGCGCGCACAATGCGAGACTGTCATTATCGTCTGGTGCTCTCACTGACAAGGTGCCCGCGCGCGTTTGATGTCGGGCAGCAATCCGCCTGGTGATTTCATTTATGACCAACCGACCCCGCTACACCCCGGAAGAATGACTAATGTGTAGACCGGGCACGTTTGAAGCTGTTCACTGAGAGGCTGTTGCTGTAAGAGAACTGAaaaacatcagagagagagaaagagagagagagagggggggggggggggggggggggggggggggggggagagagagagaaagagagagagagagaggcgcgaGCTAAGAGAGAGGCTAGCGGGTAGCGATTTAAGAGTTCATTGTTGATGGCGTGCTAGAAAGTCGCAGTTGAAGATTCAAACTTGTCCCTATATCAGATATCGGGtctcaaagaaaaagaaactgcTAAACGGCTTTTTTCAGGTGTTTCtcatggctgtctgtctgtcatgtctTCCCTCCCAAGACATATTCCTCCTGTTGCTCGTCGTCTCGTGCACTGCCGAGCTGGTGAGATGCTTCAACCTGGACTTACGTTTCCCGGTGATCAAGCATGGAAAAAACCCCGATAGCCTGTTCGGTTTCTCTGTTGCATTACACCAGCAGACCAAAGGGGAGAACAGATATTTGTGAGTAAACTACTGTTCAGTGTTTTGGTTAATTGCTTGATGTTGTGTCAGTGCACTTTAAACATAAacggtatggttatttaaaCAGTACACTTTGACAGGTAAAACGAGGGTGCaaattacgggggggggggggggggggtttggggtggTCTGACCCCCCCAATTAAGACttgaaccccctcccccccaaaaaagaggtaacaacaacaggtcgggggggggggggggggggggggggggggggggtcaataaaagccctggagaagaagttgacccccccgattgtctAATTCGCACACTGGGTAAAACTAAATGAAAACTTGGTTATTAGTTGAAAAGGAAAAGTCCATCTGACGTAGGCAATACACTCACAGGGTTGTAGCCGTTTGAATCCGCAACACAAGCACTTTGATGAGTTTGTAATCAAATGCTCACTTCACAAAAGGTGCCATGCAAATACTGACCAAGGGAGAAGCGCTTCTTTCATAGAGGCACGGAGGGCTAAGGTGTGTTGCTCGCGGGCAGGTACGTTCATGATTATTCTGTTTATGATTAACTAAACCTTTAATTCTCCAGGACGGTAGTGACTCATGATGGTGACAAAGCATGCATGTGTAGGATATGTGCTTTCCTAAGTCAGACACTACAGTGGATCACAAAGTGTTACACGTGACATACCATAAGAAACATTTAGGATACTGCACGAAATGCTGGGAGagcatttctttcaaacaggTTGACGCTTTGCTGCTGCACGCTTCGCCGCACTGTCAATCATTTCCAAGAGCCAAAAGCCCTGGAATCGACGTTAGATTTTATCGGATTTCAAAGTTTACACGAGAGTGATATGGAAACGCACACTGGTTGTCGATCGCGAGGCTGATTTTAAGGGCGTGCAGCAGCGCATCGATATTGTCCAGTTTATGACACTTCTTAGGTTTAATAGAGGAAGACATTAACAAAGTGTCCCGGCGGACGCCACCTCCGCCATCACCTCCCCAGAGAGCCCTAATCCAGCCAGAGCTGGCCTCTGATAAGCATCTCTGGTTTACTGNNNNNNNNNNNNNNNNNNNNNNNNNNNNNNNNNNNNNNNNNNNNNNNNNNNNNNNNNNNNNNNNNNNNNNNNNNNNNNNNNNNNNNNNNNNNNNNNNNNNNNNNNNNNNNNNNNNNNNNNNNNNNNNNNNNNNNNNNNNNNNNNNNNNNNNNNNNNNNNNNNNNNNNNNNNNNNNNNNNNNNNNNNNNNNNNNNNNNNNNNNNNNNNNNNNNNNNNNNNNNNNNNNNNNNNNNNNNNNNNNNNNNNNNNNNNNNNNNNNNNNNNNNNNNNNNNNNNNNNNNNNNNNNNNNNNNNNNNNNNNNNNNNNNNNNNNNNNNNNNNNNNNNNNNNNNNNNNNNNNNNNNNNNNNNNNNNNNNNNNNNNNNNNNNNNNNNNNNNNNNNNNNNNNNNNNNNNNNNNNNNNNNNNNNNNNNNNNNNNNNNNNNNNNNNNNNNNNNNNNNNNNNNNNNNNNNNNNNNNNNNNNNNNNNNNNNNNNNNNNNNNNNNNNNNNNNNNNNNNNTTATGTTAGCCCAGGTCTAGGGCTTATGTTAGCCCAGGTCAGGCCTGGGCAGGGTGTAACCCAGCCTAGGTCTACATGACAGCTCATGCGTGTTCCGCCACTCCTTTGGTTTGTTATTCCAATGGAATGTGCCAAACCACATTCAGTGCATGGGGATCTTTGAAAAtgggataggtgtgtgtgtttgtgtgtgtgtagggggtagggggtaggggttgtgtgtgtacatgtgcatgtGTCATCAAGCTATCTGTGTCAtatcttcatcttcatctctGGTTCTAGTTTGTCAGCCTGAGGGTTGAGATGATGAGATAAAATGAATGTTACCTGCCTTAGCATGACtaggccctgctctgcccttctctgctctactctataCTCTTACccgctctactgtactctgctctactgttcTGTGTTTTATTAGATTAAAGTCTATACTGCTGTACTCATCATACTTGGCTTCCATACCCAGCTGTActgtgacgagtgtgtgtgtgtggtgcagccCATGGTCTTTGAGTGGCTGTGCAGGGCACAGTGTGTAATCTGTCATGATGGCGGGTGCTACGTTCCCCATGACTGCCTCCATACCTGAGAACAATAATCACTGATTCTCTTTCTCtagtcgctctctctctcctcgtctctctctctgtctctctcttcacatctctctctctgtctctctctcctcacatctctctctgtctctctctctgtctctctctcctcacatctctctctgtctctctcctcgcatctctctctgtctctctctctgtctctcctcacatctctctctgtctctctcctcgcatctctctctgtctctcctcacatctctctctgtctctctctcctcgcatctctatctgtctctccttcctttgtatctttctctcagtctctcagttCATTCCCGTAGTAAGCTACGGGACACATTGAGCGGGTCTTTAGCCTGCTGCAAAGGTGTGTTTACCTACAGGGGCAAGGCCTTTGTGTGATGCTGTGGAACCAGAACAAGATAAAAAGGCTTGGTTTAAAGGGATTTGAGCTCTTGTACATGCacatgagtacacacacacacacacacacacacacacccagtagcTTGCAGATGTCTCCAGAAAAGATGAGACGATAGCAGCGCTGCATGAGAAGCATATTCCACTCATGGCTGATCTTCAGTGAGGCAGAAGAGCTCATGTCAGCCTGttcattgtgtgcgtgtgtgtgtgtctgtttgaatgtgtatgtacagtatgtaagaGCTCACATCAGCCGTGTGATTCCTGTCAGAGGTGGAAGCAGGGCCAAGGGGGCTGCAGGGCCAGAGGCCTGCGTACCAGGCATGCCTCCTGGGCACAGGGCCCTATACGGCCCGGAGCTGTCTGGAGCTGCCTGGAGCTGCCTGCCTggagctgcctgcctgcctggagcTGCCTGCCTggagctgcctgcctgcctggagcTGCCTGCCGTCCCCAGCTGAAGGCTGAGGCCTGGGGGCCATCTCTCGGACGAGctgtgtgtccacctgtgtgttcATGGATCTGTTGTGACACATCAGTGTGGTGTGTCTGGTTGATGTGCACgtttgggtgtgcgtgtgtaaatgtgtgtatttgtgtgtgcgtgttgtccTTCCATGCCACCGTTACTTCACCTTGTCGTGTGACACGGTCATTTCCTCCTCGTTGCTCCTACAGTCACATGACTCCTacagcacaggagagagggttTGGAGGATCACATGACTCCTacagcacaggagagagggttTGGAGGATCACATGACTCCTacagcacaggagagagggttTGGAGGATCACATGACTCCTacagcacaggagagagggttTGGAGGATCACATGACTCCTacagcacaggagagagggttTGGAGGATCACATGACTCCTacagcacaggagagagggttTGGAGGATCACATGACTCCTacagcacaggagagagggttTGGAGGATCACATGACTCCTacagcacaggagagagggttTGGAGGATCACATGACTCCTacagcacaggagagagggttTGGAGGATCACATGACTCCTacagcacaggagagagggttTGGAGGATCACATGACTCCTacagcacaggagagagggttTGGAGGATCACATGACTCCTacagcacaggagagagggttTGGAGGAAGGCAACGTAGTAAAATGGAGGGGatagaaaggagggagggagaagaaaaggagcgagggggagggggaagaggtagtgctcagacagatggatggaaaaAGAGGGTGGTCCAGATTAAATTATACCCCCAAACTGGATGAGACAATCAGGGGGGCAAATGAAGGGACGAGCCGGTGAAGGTGCCCTTCATTCCTCCCCCagtccctgtctcctccttctgTCATTGTCTGCCttactcccctccctccctccatcccccactcctctctccttttttctctcattccctctctctgtctgacctcTTCTCATCAGAACCCACCTCATCCCACTGTGTTCAGAATAccaagagccagggagagagagaggcaggaagagagaggcagggagagagagaggcatggagagagaggcagggagagagagaggcaggaagagagaggcagggagagagagaggcaggaagagagaggcagggagagagagagccagggagagagaggcagggagagaaagaggcagggagagagaggcagtaagagagaggcagggagagagagaggcaggaagagagaggcagggagagagagaggcagggagagataggcagggagagagagaggcagggagagagagaggcagggatagagagagaatcaAGATCAGAAAAACACTTCTGCTATGGGGCATATGTACAGTGGCAGTGAGTTAGTGACTCAGTAAgtagctttggatgaaagtgtgtgCTTAATGAACACATTACTGTACAGACATCATGTTTGTGTACTTGTGTTCGATTGGCCAGGCTGCTGGTAGGAGCGCCCAAGGAGAAAGCTGAATCTCACGTCACAGCCAATGAAACTGGAGGAGTGTACACCTGCCCGATCAGCACTGACCAATCAGACTGCAGCAGGATGAACCTGATTGGCTCTGGTAAAAGGATTGTTATTCAGTTCCATCACTGTAGTGTCCGAGATGATGCTGTGATATTCTGTGATAATGCTTTGATCTTCTTTGATCCCTACTGTGTTAACACTGCAGGATGACTCTGTTTGTGTTTCACAGACAAAGACCTGGTGAAGGGGGACCGTGTGGAGGGAATGTGGTTGGGCGTAACCGTAGCCAGTCAGAGACAGCCAGAGGGGCGGGTCCTGGTGAGTCATTGTCCTAATTGGCTGGAAGTGTTATCACTCAGCTGTGGGCAGCAGTTTCAACAGGTTGGATCTCAACGTCAGTTGGTCATTAAGTAGGACACATTTATCTAGAGTGACGTACATTTGtacatccccctcctccctcccccccttctctccttctctcctctcctccccccctcctccttctccccccttctctcctctcccccctcctccttctccccccttctctcctctcctcccccctcctccttctccccccttctctactctcctcccccctcctccttctcccccccttctctcctctcctcccccctcttccttctccccccttctctcctctcctcccccctcctccttctccccccttctctcctctcctccccccctctcccaggcaTGCGGTCATCGCTTCGTTAAGCTGTACGGGGTTCAGGAGCTGAGACAGATGATTGGGAAATGCTATGTCCGTGGCAACGACCTGCAGGACGTGTCGGACTGGCGCTGGCAGAAGCAGGTGTGCAACCATGAAGGCGAGATTAGCGACGAGGTCATGTGTAACATGGGCATCTCTGCCGCCATCGTGGGCGATGAGGTCATCTTTGGCTCCCCAGGAAGTTACACGTGGCAAGGTCAGTCTGGGAGAGCAGAGcattctcacccacacacaataggcctacacacacacacacaataggcctacacgtacacacacacacacacaataggcctacacatacacacacacacacacacacacacaataggccTACAAATTTTGTACAACTACATGGATGGAACGGTTATAGATTTTGATGGTACACTTATATTCTGAGGAATAATCACAGTTTCACATTATTGTCCATGAATCTAGTTCACAACACTAGTGATGTGTAAAATGACTTGAACATTCTTAAATTTGAGATTTATTGTACAGCTATTTCTTTGATGGCTTTTGTTTTTAACAGTTGCGGCCTTTTGAATCAGAAATCATAGTtaccaaatgtgtgtgtgtgtgcgtgcttatctttgtgtgtgtgtttccaggtaaCGTTCATGTAACCTGGAAGAACCCTAAAGATGAGTATAGCAGCAAAACCATCTCCCTCAACAGCCTGCAAAGGCACCACATCTACATTGGTACGCTCCTCTCGAGGAACACatgattgattgtgtgtgtgtgtgtatgtttatatatactgcatacatgtgtttgtgcatgtgtgtgtaattgtgtgtttatatatactgtgcttgtgtgtgtatgtgtgtgtttatatatactgtatgtgtgtgtgtgtttatatatactatatgtgtgtatgtgtgtgtttatatatactgtatgtgtgtgtgtgtttatatatactgtatgtgtgtgtatgtgtgtgtttatatatactgtgtgtgtgtatgtgtgtgtttatatatactgtatgtatgtgtgtatgtgtgtatgtgtgtatgtgtgtgtgttttgcaggttACTCTGTGGCGGAGGACCGCGCCCTGTTGAGCCAGGATGCCCTCACCGTGGTAACGGGAGCTCCTAAAGACAGCAAGGATGATGCTTGTGGCTCGGTGATGCTGCTGACTCGGACGGCGTCTGCAAACGACCAGAAGGAGCAGCTGCAGCCCCACCTCACCctgagaggagagcagatggGATCCTACTTTGGCAACGCTCTGGCCATCACAGACCTCAACAACGACGGGTAGGTTCCatttacatgtacacacactctctctctgtctctctctctctttctctctctgtctctctctctgtctctctctctctctctctctctgtctctctctctctctctctctctctctctctctctctctctctctctctctctctctctctctctctgtctctctctttctgtctctctctctttctgtctctctctcgctctgtctctctctctctctctctctctctctctctctctctctgcctctcacaaTACGCCTCAATACCGTTTCGTGgcatctctccccttctccaggTGGAACGACCTCGTGGTCGGAGCCCCGTTCTATTTCCACAAGAagctggagcagggcggggccGTGTACGTCTTCATGAATGAGGGCGGAACGTTCCGCCAGAACGCCAGCGTCACGCTCAGGGGCCCGGCAGGCTCCGCCTTCGGAATGTCGGTGGTCGCCCTGGGAGACATCAACCAAGATGGCTTCCAAGGTAACCAACGTCAACAAACAATCTTAGTTGTGGCGAAGGGGTATTTTAGTTGTGTCTGTGTAgaagattaaaataaaataaaaatgtataagCGTCAACCAACTAGACTAGTCTGGTTTATGGATAGTCTGGCCTAGTCCAGATTAGTGTATTTATAAGTTTTGCTCCCTCACCCTCTGATTCTAGACTTAGCAGTGGGCGCTCCCTTCCACGGCACAGGAAGTGTGTCTATCTGGACTGGAAGTGCCCAGGGCATTTCCACAGAACCCAGTCAGGTATAGAAACAAcacaaaagatgatgatgacggtggtgatgatgatgatgatgatgacggtggtgatgatgatgatggtgatgacggtggtgatgatgatgatgatgatgatgatgacggtggtgatgatgatgatgacggtggtgatgatgatgatgatgatgatgatgatgatgatgacggtggtgatgatgatgatgatgatgatgatgatgatgatgatgatgatgatgatgatgatgatgatgatgatgatgatgatgcaggTGATCGAGGGGAAGGATGTGGGCAGCGGGGTGTTCTCGACATTCGGGTACAGCCTGAGTGCAGGTCTGGATGTGGACCAGAACCATTACCCAGACCTGCTGGTGGGCTCTCTGGACAACCACGTAGCTCTGCTccggtactcacacacacacacacacacacacactgacacacacacactcacacacactcacactcacacaacacaagcACGTACTCACTTAGATATATATCAATAatatgaaatgtgtgtgtgtcagagcccGTCCAGTGATCCACCTCAACCAGACTCTGAGGGTCTCTCCTGAGGTTGTGGATCCCAGCCAGTGTGACTACTGGTGAGACAACTGTCACTCCCTACTCACACCTACACCTACTGTACATCTGTGTTGTGGAGTGCGTCCAAAtggtttcataaaaacataatgTATCTTTAGATTATTTCTATGAATATCTCTGGTGTTATAGTTCTTATTAATCTGGCAGAATGTGTAGTGTAATgtgcatattgtgtgtgtgtgtgttgcagtgtggaggtggaggtgtgttTCTCTTACACACTCAGCACAGGAGACAAGGACGTGAAGAAGAACATCAGTACGTTTGTGTAACACGCctgtgtttcccacagaatgGGATTCTATTTGTGGCAGtaggcaggggcggagccagacgttgtaaacatttgggGCTCAGCCCAAACCTATGTCCTAGTATCGGTTCTCATGGGTAAACAGTTCATCCTACATATGTCTGACACGGGATCAGCCGTGTCTGAGTGAATGCATCATGGTAGATGGGAAGATCAGCTACATTTGGCCTCTTAGTGATGATTTGCATATTTAAGTTTGTTTTAAGGAGTAGCAGTTAGCTACTGTTAGATTCTAGTTCATTTTGGGTCCTGTTGCCGTTGGTGACGAGTTACAGCTGTGACCCATGAAATCCGAACGTCCACATTGTGATGCAGTTGTTGTCTCAGTTGTCTCAGATTATTGATGCTGGGGTTGTGATGATGACACCATGCCCTGTCATGCTGGCTCTCAAGGGCTCCTAGTGGACTTTCCCCTTGCTCTAAAATGTAATTGGTTAAAGTGATTGATTGGCAGGATGAACCAGTCAATTAAAAGCCATTGTtaatgaagggggaggaggatggataGCTACAACATTAGGTGACTACCCTCGAACCTTTGATGCTTACACAGAGATGcatacacagataaacacacacacacaagtggtcacctatgcacacacacacatgtaatcacacacacacacacaggcgtgtgCACACAGTTCTCAGGAGGGATGTAAGGGACGTGTCTAATAAGATGACTTCACAGCTTTGCCCTTGAATCTCCCCAGTTCCTCAGTGGGGGCATAAATCCTGTTACCGCTGCCTGATATTATTAGACAAATAAATCTGCTGTTTGCTggaggtctcacacacacacatatggaaacacacacttctatgtacacacacatggacacaaacaaacattcaaTGTATCTTATATTGACACATTTATTGAAGCAAAGTCAATATTCAGATGTTTCTTTTTCTTGGTGAAGATTTAAATTTTATATTAAACTATTGTTGATATATGTTTTGtgtaaatgccccccccccctcgtctgcTCACTTttatcttctctctttttcactctccccctcttttctctttcaatctctctctcccatcagcCATGCAGTTCACAGTCAATGCCGACCTGTCTCGACACAACTCTCGGGTCCGTTTCCAAGACAACAATCAGGGAAGTTACACCGGTTTCCTGTCCATGCCGGCGACCAGGTGTCGAACACTGAAGCTGGGTCTGGTGGTGAGAGACCCAGATACACTATACTACACTGTATTGCTACCAAACGACAACTTTACTTTTATCCACTAGACTCACATTTTTTACATtccttttattcatttagcagaagcttttatccaaagtgacatacaaataagGCATATAGAaagtataacacaaaacatggTTCAGTATTTACTACATTCACCTGTTTGCCTCTTAGACACCCCTCAGAGACAAGGTGGAGCCGGTGAAGTTCGCTCTCAACGTGTCCGTCTACCAAGGACAAGCACCCAAACAAGGGGGAACCCTGCAGAACCTGGACTCCTTCCCTGTGCTCAGCGAGAGCAGGGCCAGCCCCCTTAGAACCGAGGTGAGAACCCTAACATGGATCACGTGTGGTTCTGCAACAACCTCTACACCTGGAACCCTGTGGGGAACACACTGAACCATCATTGTTCCTATCAGAACGTTAATGGATGGATACCTGTTGAGTTGGTTGTTTTTCATTGTTtacctctttctcattctctcttttcctccctcctgcttgtccctttttcccctcccctccccccccctcccccccccccccccctcacctcccctcccctctcagatcCACATCCAGAAGGAGTGTGGTCTAGATAACAGGTGTCAGAGTAACCTGCAGATGACGGCAGCGTTCACTAACGAGCAGCAGGTGCCCTTCCCCA
Above is a window of Hypomesus transpacificus isolate Combined female chromosome 17, fHypTra1, whole genome shotgun sequence DNA encoding:
- the LOC124479538 gene encoding integrin alpha-3-like isoform X2: MNLIGSDKDLVKGDRVEGMWLGVTVASQRQPEGRVLACGHRFVKLYGVQELRQMIGKCYVRGNDLQDVSDWRWQKQVCNHEGEISDEVMCNMGISAAIVGDEVIFGSPGSYTWQGNVHVTWKNPKDEYSSKTISLNSLQRHHIYIGYSVAEDRALLSQDALTVVTGAPKDSKDDACGSVMLLTRTASANDQKEQLQPHLTLRGEQMGSYFGNALAITDLNNDGWNDLVVGAPFYFHKKLEQGGAVYVFMNEGGTFRQNASVTLRGPAGSAFGMSVVALGDINQDGFQDLAVGAPFHGTGSVSIWTGSAQGISTEPSQVIEGKDVGSGVFSTFGYSLSAGLDVDQNHYPDLLVGSLDNHVALLRARPVIHLNQTLRVSPEVVDPSQCDYCVEVEVCFSYTLSTGDKDVKKNITMQFTVNADLSRHNSRVRFQDNNQGSYTGFLSMPATRCRTLKLGLVTPLRDKVEPVKFALNVSVYQGQAPKQGGTLQNLDSFPVLSESRASPLRTEIHIQKECGLDNRCQSNLQMTAAFTNEQQVPFPSREGQQVFQYSTSVKKLLLVVHVTNSPSPGQPAEDAHNALLNMTIPPSLLYSGVRSESGAPVVGCAAENMVLLCELGNPFPSKQRTQIQLIFETSEISLDTKQINTQLQLSTLSEQSDLQPLPLVMVVEYSLEASFTLVKQTGLTLFSGEVRGESAMKTTLDVGSPVQLTFEVNINGKPLGGLGHLEVEFDWPWELANGKWLLYLTEIETFGTSDTHCVPPGDIVNPLELLLPEEETRKRRKREVESVKGEEGGETRAALNVQGRRKKTVQLDCVGGAARCVKFICPLRNMSRSARLVVKARLWNSTMLEDFTEAWRVTVKGLATLKLVTDKPTIGMDTQSREFTLQVDPELGEEAPYQAPLWIIIVSAVAGVLLLGLIIILMWKCGFFKRASTRKLYEAKAQKAQMKTQPSEVERLNEEH
- the LOC124479538 gene encoding integrin alpha-3-like isoform X1, which produces MAVCLSCLPSQDIFLLLLVVSCTAELVRCFNLDLRFPVIKHGKNPDSLFGFSVALHQQTKGENRYLLLVGAPKEKAESHVTANETGGVYTCPISTDQSDCSRMNLIGSDKDLVKGDRVEGMWLGVTVASQRQPEGRVLACGHRFVKLYGVQELRQMIGKCYVRGNDLQDVSDWRWQKQVCNHEGEISDEVMCNMGISAAIVGDEVIFGSPGSYTWQGNVHVTWKNPKDEYSSKTISLNSLQRHHIYIGYSVAEDRALLSQDALTVVTGAPKDSKDDACGSVMLLTRTASANDQKEQLQPHLTLRGEQMGSYFGNALAITDLNNDGWNDLVVGAPFYFHKKLEQGGAVYVFMNEGGTFRQNASVTLRGPAGSAFGMSVVALGDINQDGFQDLAVGAPFHGTGSVSIWTGSAQGISTEPSQVIEGKDVGSGVFSTFGYSLSAGLDVDQNHYPDLLVGSLDNHVALLRARPVIHLNQTLRVSPEVVDPSQCDYCVEVEVCFSYTLSTGDKDVKKNITMQFTVNADLSRHNSRVRFQDNNQGSYTGFLSMPATRCRTLKLGLVTPLRDKVEPVKFALNVSVYQGQAPKQGGTLQNLDSFPVLSESRASPLRTEIHIQKECGLDNRCQSNLQMTAAFTNEQQVPFPSREGQQVFQYSTSVKKLLLVVHVTNSPSPGQPAEDAHNALLNMTIPPSLLYSGVRSESGAPVVGCAAENMVLLCELGNPFPSKQRTQIQLIFETSEISLDTKQINTQLQLSTLSEQSDLQPLPLVMVVEYSLEASFTLVKQTGLTLFSGEVRGESAMKTTLDVGSPVQLTFEVNINGKPLGGLGHLEVEFDWPWELANGKWLLYLTEIETFGTSDTHCVPPGDIVNPLELLLPEEETRKRRKREVESVKGEEGGETRAALNVQGRRKKTVQLDCVGGAARCVKFICPLRNMSRSARLVVKARLWNSTMLEDFTEAWRVTVKGLATLKLVTDKPTIGMDTQSREFTLQVDPELGEEAPYQAPLWIIIVSAVAGVLLLGLIIILMWKCGFFKRASTRKLYEAKAQKAQMKTQPSEVERLNEEH